In Aquila chrysaetos chrysaetos chromosome 24, bAquChr1.4, whole genome shotgun sequence, the genomic stretch TTCTCATTCTTGGGAACTCATTATTAGTGTGTGCATGCAAAAAATTCTCTCACTACTCTACAACATTTCCTCTCCCTCTAGCacaaaggggaaggagaaaggttACAAAAAGACCTCTGCAATGTCCCCAGCTCTGCAAATTGTCCTGACTTAATAATTTGCCTGATCAAAACCTAACAACATACTACAGACTATACAAGATGCCTGGAAAGCAAAAGTTGAAGAGCTGCGTAAGAGAACACAGACACATAATGATTTTGATTACTCTACAAGGACACTGTAGGTTTCCTCATTGTGCATACTTCTAGTTCTTTCTATCAGAATTCAGAAACACatcttttctcctgtatttACACATGAAATCACTAGAACAAACACCGTGATGCTATTACAGTATGTCCACATCACTTCTATACGCATGTCTGTAACTCAACTCACTCTCATCCGAAAACTCTTTGGAGTTAAGAGTCACTTGAACACCTAAAATGGTTGCCCATAGATGAGGCTCCATGTCAACTTCCTTAGCTTCCAATTTCCAACTACAGTGttacaattttaaattttagctCAGACAGACTTACAACATTCACAACATACAAGAAAAGTTGGATTCTTATTTAAAGGCTTACTTTTTTCACAAGTTGGTTTTGGAGGAAACCAGGTGTTATTTTCTCCACAGGTAATTACCTCTGGTCCGATCATGAAATAACCTGGATCACACTCAAACATGACTGAGTCCTCATAGCTATAGGAAGGTCCAAatccagtttttttccttccattttcaacTTTTGGGTTATCACATTTGACCACTGAAATAGgtaaaagaaaaccagctctgAAACATTTGTTAACAGTATCTTTGTAACAGATGCAGCATCCTTTTACTGCTTCTAAGTTTCCTCATCTAATTCCTCAAACTATTTTGGAGAGGGTCTATAAAAAAGTTATTCTCTTGAAGGCGCTGAAGGCCCTTGTTTTAAGGTATTGAGTTGTAACAGTAATCAGTCAAATAAGAAATTGTAATAATTGATATAATCATATTCCACTTCCAGAAGACATACTCCTGTACAGtggcagaatttcagaaaacaaagtgatATTGATTAGGGTTCAAATGACAACATGCAAGCATCTGGAATTTTTCCCTATGCCTGCAAAGCAAGACTGTGTTGGCTGggctttgcatttatttctgcactTGCACAGTAGCTGTGTTTAGAAAGAGTTGTTCCTCACCTTTTTACTATTCATAATCTACCTTCCACATTCTTGCTCTTTACACCATTTTTCCTCATCTACCCAAGTTTTATGGTCTCTCAGTTCCTTCACTTTGTCACTTTTAATAACAGCATGCTCATACacgtatttttaaaaagtgttaacTTAAATTTTAGTCATATTCTGCGTCGTAATCAATCAATATCCATAATGCAGTTGATCTGATCTCCGCTGGAACTATATCAAATTTAGTACCAGAggatctgtttcttcttttctatagGGAAGTCCCACCACTCACCCCTTCGAAAAATGGGACAGATATTGAAGTCTTGGAGTCCCATAGGCTATAATAAAgaagtatattaaaaatctCAACAACCTCTACATTGTGGAGGTGGTTTACTCCAAACTCCATTTGAGTGTGCATCATATGTGCAGAAAATAGTAGCTGTGCCAATCAGCGAAAAGGGATCCGCGCCTTTTGGTACATCATTACAACTATAGGTTACTGATGTTTGATAAACATAGTCAGCTGCTTCAGTGTAGCGCCCATTGGCTATGTTTGGAGGTGGTTCACAAGGAATTCCTAGAAATAAATCACACAAATTAGTCGACAGAATTTTGCTGTTACTTTGTTCATCACAGCAAGCCTTGGTTTtcaagtaatttaatttaagatTTGACGTATATCTATTTCTAAGACAAGCTATAGTTCTAACAGAGTTACTGATGATTATTCAGTATAGGGAGCCTCAATTTCAAGAAGAGGTTGACATTAACTACTATAAGCTAATTATCACAAtaactgttatttttcagtggtCATTCCTCAGGCACATCCCAAGTagttccaaaaaaataaaaataaaaatcagttctaTTTTACCATCATTTCTTATACTGGAAGGTTTATGGCacagctgtttttaaatgaactaCTGCCATCTGAATATAAACTCAAACAGGGTAGTAATTTACTTACTTTCACACAAAGGAAGATCTCTACTCCAGCCAACACCTGCATCCTTAATTACACAGGAAATTTCATCAGTTCCACGTAATCTGAATCTAGACAggtaaaaatttttaaagatgtgaaaCTTAAGAAATGTCTTATTTCTCCAACAAGCACCTAGGAACTTTGTTTATATAATTCTGTTCTGTGATTTTGGGGACATAACATACCAAGTTTTTGTTGTAATGAGAATGgtatcttatttcttttttttatttattttgctaacaGTCTcaactttgaaaacaaacaagtaaatgAGACATCCCTAAAGGAACTGATGGAAGTCTCACCATTTTAAGATGTGCACCCTCTAATACTAATGCCCTAAAGTTATTAATACTAAAGAAATAAGCTGTTAAAAGAAGAGGGTGAATGAAATGAAGaatgataaatatatatatatataatttcttctGCCACAGGAGCATCAAAAGAAGTCATTAGAAGCAACACTCTAGTTTTCACTCTGCAGAATCTCAATAAAAAGCTTAAGCCTTGGTTGATGCAAACAGCAAGTAAAACCTGGGAATCAAATCAAATTTAACTGTAATTTCATCTGCTCCAGTTAGAATTCAGGAGACATTTCAAGTCAGAACTGGAATGTAACCTGCATAAGAAAATTTAGGTTTGGTTCAAATCTGgtctaaacaaacaaaaccaccaccccacaccccaccaccccccaaaaaaaagaaaaaggattcaTTAACTTCACCAAAATACTTACCCTCCTTCACAAGAAAAAGTAGCTTTTGAACCAAATGTAAGATCTGTCACATTAATAAAACCATGTTCTAAGTCTCCTGGATGGTTACATTTTCTCTCTAGGGgtagcaggaaagaaaaggaaaaaaaaattctacaccTTTGTAGTTATATACAAAGACTAAGTCTTTGGCATATACTGCTCTTACCATCATTAGCAATTTTcaatcttcatttaaaatattacagaacaCTAATTCTCACTTGAAAAACAACTAAACTTGTTAAATgtcaaagggaaaaagcaaaagagctCATGCATACATTACCGGTACAGAACTGCTCTGTAGGTGACCACTGAAAGTCTTCACCACATGTACGAGATGATGATTTTCCAGGGATTCCTATATACCCCGGCCGGCAGACGTATGACACAGTGGTTCCAACAGGAAAGCTCTTCATTGTGCTGAAAGGCTCCTTGAGCTCTGCATATTGCAGCCTATTTGGAGCCATACACCCGTCTGTCAGagtaagaggaaagaaaaagcaatacgCAATCTTGTCAACAAGAAGAGATACAAGTTGAGGCATAATGGCATAAAAGCCAGGCTAATTCAGTAGTTTTTAAGGACCCATTGGTAAATCAAAGAGGTGACATTCTTAAGAGCCAGAGCTATCTGTATACTTAACAAGGTTTcaattttttaactttatattttaattgcatcCAGTGTCCAACTCCACACTAGTACAGGTTACTTACTCATTTGTTTTCTCAAGTTCTTTAGCATTCTACCCAGACAATGCATTTCCTTCCAGTTCATATTTTTTGTCTGCTCTATTCTTGTAGCTAAATACGTGACTTAATTCACTGTATACTCATCTGCAGTAAAATGCCTGCTTAGCTTGCTGCAGGAGAAACAAACCGACCAACCACACCGGCATAGTTAGTTCTCTTTCGTAAGGCAAAAGGCCTGGCAGACCATAAAGGGGGGTTAAAACCAGCTACACAACCCAACAGAGACCTACAGACCCAGGGACATTTTGAGGTGCGGTTAATGCTGAAGATGTAAAACTCCTCCATGCTAGAGGACTCACAAAAAGACATTCAAGACCTTGCAATCTAGGTACAAATGTAAGATCCGCTCAGTCTTTGCAAGACTTGCACACAACAGAGGCCATCACCATTCTGACGATACCTActaatttcttttccactctATTTATATTATTGTTTAGAGATTTaccaaaccacaaaagaaatttaaacGCCGAACTCAGGGTCAGAACCGGCACCCGTCAGCACCAAAGCCAGCACGCCTGTTCTTGCGACACAACCGTTCTCTCAGCTTTTTcgcccccaaaaccccacagaaacCGCCCGGAAATCTCGCCGTTTCCGCCACCGCCTAAACccatttcctcctccctccccaccggCCGAGCAAGACCCCGGGAAGCCGCCCCCTCAGCCCACCACCACCCTCGGGCCCGAGCTCCCTCCGTCCTCCCGCCTGCCCTCGGGGACGGGAGGCCGCGGGGACTCGGCGTGGGCCCCCCGAGCTCCtcagctcccccccccgccatggaGGGCCGGGGAGGGAGCGAGCGCCCGTTCCTCACCCTGAGCCCATGTTCCACCGAGCCACGACAGcaccaggaggaagaggaggagggggagacccgggccgcgggcgggcgggcggcgcggcggccccATAACCGCGGACCGTTCCTCGCTCCCCACACTCAGGCGTCAACCCAGACGCAGCGCCGCGCTGGGGCGCATGCGCGCTGCGCGACCCGCCCTCTTCCCTCagcgggggccgccgccgcggcggggcttTTGTGCCCCTCAGGAagggcggggaggcggcggctgacatggcggcggggggggcggcctGAGGAAACCGGGCGGGCGAAGAGGCCGCGATCCTTTCCTGGGCAGGGTGCCCCCCTACATCTCCGGCGAAAGAGGAGGAGCTTCAAAGGGCGTTTAGTTGCGCAGCTCCTGCGCTTGGAACGGCGACAAaggctaattaaaaataaaggcgGCGGCGTGCCGGCCCCGGGATGAACAGCCCTCTGCGGGGCTGCCTCTCCCCTGAAAGACAAACCGCCCCTGTTGCCCAGCAGAgcagtgttaaaaataaacaaaaaggcTTCGAACTCTAGCCGGACGCCAAAGGAGAGGCAAAACCTAAAGCAGTTACTGTCCCACATTCAGCTTTTATTGGGTGAAGCGTTTGTAGAGGAACACCGCAAAGCAGCGTTCCTGGAAGAAATAGACAGATGTGAATACGGTTGCCATTAAGACAATCTTTTGTTTAACAAACTGTGACTTCCACACAGGCGCAGGAACGCTCTGGTGGGTCTTGTGGTAACAGGGTTTGCAGATCGTGACGGGAAACATCCTTCAtcagacagcagcagtgcaCAGGAGTCCCTCTGAAACAGCACCTGTACTGTGGGCCGTTTGTTAAATCCTTACAGTAACtagtgggagcaggaggagcatTAACGTTGATCCTAAAGTGCTTTTTTCACCACAGAATTTCAGTCTTGACATGAGCAACGCTTCCATGCAACCTGCAGCCGCTCTCTGTGCGGAGAACAAGTTTAATGCCTGGTGAGCGGCAGCACGGATGCTCAGCCTAGGAGAAAGATGACATCCTGGCGTTAACATTagacttttcctcttttcacaCTGATGTCTAGAGATTACATCGTAACTctgggtgggaggagagaaCCTCTGGGAAATGCATTGTTTCAAAGGGGGAATTGCCTCAAACCAgcctttaacaaaaaaaaaagggctaaTGTTTATAGGTGCCATTTTGCAAAGCTGATTATGTTCAGAGTGCTGCTAACAGTGAAAATTCATTGTTATCTGCAATAGATTCAGCATAGAAAGTAGATTCACCCATAAGTAAAAATGGCATTGCAGTAAGtgtaaaagcaagcaaaaaaacccaaaggccCAGTTCAGTGTCCTTTTCTGATGCTACTGCTGTTAACGTAGTTATTTAGAGAGTAAGCTCTCCCATAATCctcataaaacaaaagcagctttatgTCAGAAGCAAGGCATAGTCTGCAAGTCTGACCTGTGAACACCACCTATTCAGATTATGGAATAGGTAACACACTCATCGAGGGTggtgtcagaaagaaaaataggatgtttaaaaaaaacattatgtTTAAAACTACCTCTTTTAgtcagcaaaagaaagcatcttacCAGAATATTGAGGGGAAGGAGTTTTCTACTTGAATTACTATATTGGAACAACTCAAGTTTGCAGCTATAACCGATATTTTATGTTGAGGAATCTAAATCCGTACCTTCTATGGAACACATGAACATTTCTGTTCCATAATCTCATTCAGAGGGGTTTGGTAACTGTAGTTTTCATATGTATGATAATAGCtaagtgaaaaagaagaaaacagtgaacTGTATTGGTTTGTAAAAGAGCACTCAGGTAGGTTTCCTTTTAGGACGAGAGtcttgaaataaaacaacacaaCCACACCATCGATTCCAGGTTGCTGTGCCTTGTACAGTTTGCAAGCATGAGCTGAAGATACAAAATTACAAGACCCAGGCACACTCAGGAAAATATTCCAATTGTATAAGGTGTATAAAACTTGGGACTTGGCAACAAAGGACATGAACGAACATCCAGAAGATCACCTTACCCTTGCTTCtgcttagaaataattttccagacAATGCCTGCCCCCAGGAGAAGCAGGACTCCTGCAGCTGCGACtcctgagagagaaaagatgtATTACTCTCACTGTATGTTTTAAAGCATATCAGCACAAAAGACATAACGAGGCACATCTGCAAAGTAAGCAGAGGGAAATGGTGCCACTGAGGTCACTGCATAAAGTTAAAGATCTGGCTACAAAACCATCTTTGAGCTGCTTACCTAGGCCTACTGAACCAGACTTGCGTGATgctgaagggaagagaaaaagagaaatcagcaAACTATTCTAACAAAATATGTTCTCAGCTCTAGTTAATACACTACTAACAATAAAGCTTTTACTGCTAAGGCCTACAATGCAGGGTTTCTTAAAAAACACACcattatatactttttttatatatacagaaagacatttgcatgtttaaaatgcatttgcatgTTTCTGTTTGATCTTTCCTTCGTTCACATTTCACTCACTCAGTTTACAGGCTGGTACAGGGGGGTCCCAGCTGAAGTCCTCCTGGCACTGAATCTGACTGATGCCTTCCAAAGTGTAACCACTTTCACATTCAAGAGTGATGTTAGTCCCAGAGGGATAAGTATTTCCTTTTATGGCTTTCTTAACACCCTGAACTTCTGGGAATACACATCTGATCTCTGAAATTAGAAGtaacaaaaaaaggacattCAATGAGAGGGaacataaaatacaagaaatacaaCTGTGGGTTATTTAAGACACGGTTCTTGAATTCTTTCTGAATGTAATCAGGAATGAATTCTTATTCCACAGGGTAATTGCTTTCTTTGTGGCTGCAGAAGAAGGTGGGTGTTTCACTCCCACGTGTGAAAATCTGTGCAGATCAGCTACTCCACACTGATACAGCAGATGGAAAACTGTGTGTGGTAGGGGTACCTTGGGAGAAGTCTGCcagagaaagagatttttctgataCTGGGCTACCAAAACATTTAGAGAAGAAAGGTGAAGAATGCAGGGAAAAATGCAGTGGGAGCTTTAAAGCCAACTGCCTATAACCCTCTTCTAGTCCATAGAAGTCCCTTGCCCTTAAAAGATGTCACCAGCCATATTATTTATCAAtagttaatttatttattagtcCAGCCATCTAAGCTATTTATACCACTGATTTCAATGAAGTGAGTTAGTTGCTTCAATTTACGTATCTAATCACCTTTGACAGTCCAAGCCCAAGAATTCTGGAGGAGAAGGTTCTCAGTGGAGACCAAAGGGGTAACATCAATGTGTAACTTTTCGCCTTTGTTTCATATctgttcttttaatatttatttttactttcaaacGTAATAGTTACTAAGGACACTTCAAAACCACGAGAATGTGGAATGGCAGGGAGAATTTTTCTGTGAGACTGCTTCCTTTAAGTAGCCTCTGACTTATTTACATAAGCATTTGGTACGTTATTTCCTCTCATTGTTATCCAAGCGCGTTTCAATTCTTGAGTCACTGAGGTGGGTGCAACTCCACCAAGGAAGCACCCTGTGTGGGTAATGAATTTATTCCGGTGAATGTCCAGTTTTCCATGCAGGAACACCCACATTAGGAATCTTGTGACATTCATGAAATTGCCGTTAGGCAAGTTTGCCTGATGACTGACCTTCACAGTGAGTGACACAGAAGTGCCAAGTCACAGATATAGAGGCATTTTCTGAGAACGGAATAGGCAAGCTCACATATAATCTACAAACCATACAACAGAGACAACTTTTCTGATATAATCACTTCCTTTGTTTCCTGTTAGGGATAACTGGGGAGTgagacacacaaaaagagaagaaaagggaagtttCTCCTCTTCTACTAAAagtaaaaagcttttaatgGAGGAAAGTTGGTGTGCAACTCATTCATAGCAACAAgagcagagatggaaaacatGCAAGAATTAAGACTGCCTTTCAGAATTGCCTCTATCGTACTCATATCCTTCGGACTTTTAGCATGAGGTTCCTGTCCTGCTTCTTTACAACAATATCATACTCTTCCCAGGGATGACACAGAGTAGATAAATTCATAATAAACAGATCAACACTGTCTAGCTATGATATAAAAGTGGTTCCCAAGCAAAATAATGGGATGGAATTCAGTGTTCACTGCAGAAGATTTTACTGCTTAAATTCTGGCCCATGTATCGCTctgaagatttaattttttcccaaagtaaaATATGTATATCAGCATGGCTGCACATCTCCTCAGCCCAGATCTGGTTCTGCCACCACCACACTTGGTGTGTGGTGAATTCCAAAAAACATGAGCAAACTAAGTACAAACACACCTTTGCACTGAGGATGAGGCTGGCTCCAGGTTCCTGACACTGTGCAGTTGATGAAAGCATTCCCAATGAGTGAATAACCAGGATTGCAGCTGTAGGACACAGATGCTCCATAGGAAAAAGTGTCAGAGATGTTGCCTTTGAGCTTCCCATTGGTGATGTTTGGAGGATGGAGACACTTCACAGCTGGAAAGTCAGGGAGACACAAACAACAGTGTTGACATGAGGATCCTGATGGACTGCCAGAGAGTAGCTAAGGCACCGTACCTTTGTAGCCTTGATAGTTCCCCTTTAATTTCTTCACCTAGACTCAACAACTGATTTTGTAACCCTGTAACTCCATCAGGCTTTGGAAATGGGTATAAACTTGATCTTGTTCTTATCACACATTCTGTAGTAAAGGACTCGGATTTAGTCCTTATACAAACCTTTCCCTAAGGCAAGTCATGTTAAATGTCCTTTCTTCTTAGCTCTCTGCAACCAAAACACACCTTGACAGACCGGAGGAGGATGGCTCCAGGCTCCAGATTGTGTGCAATAAATGGAGGCTGTCCCAATGTGAGAGAAGCCGGGCTCACAGATGTAGCTTACAGATGTTCCAGGAGTGAAAAACACTTTTGCTGGGCTACTGAGAGACCCGTGGGCGATCTCTGCAGGCTTGGAGCAGTGCAGCACTAAAAAGAAGTGCAGATCAAAACAGAGCTCATACAGGCAAGAGGGGAAACTTTTGAACACCTGTGGATGGCTGTACGCTTACACCCACAGCACTGAATCCAACGCACAGAGCCAGCCCTGTCCAGCCCCTGCACTCAGTTCACCCCAAATCACCTATAAAGCATATGGCACCACACACATTTCTTCTTACACAAAGGAACATTACCCAGCATCATCTTTCCTGGTTTATCAGATAAGAAGTGTGATTAGTTCATATATATAATGGGAATTCCACACTTGTAAGACCATATTATTACAACAGCCATACAGGTTCCTTACGGCTGGCAAAGCTGGCCTAAGCTCATTTTTAACGTGTTCATActgagaaactgaggcaccagATACTGCAGCAATAAGAATGGGATAAAATAGGATAGATGAATCTTCAGATCTGAACACTAGACTCTGGATTTGTCTCACCTCCTAAACATGTTAAAATCACACGACCAAGAGTGATAAGGTCAAAAAGGATAGCCATCCAAGGACAGATAACACATGGTTTCCTCTTTCACAGCTGAGGTGTGGAGGATCCCATGTGCCCCCCAGGCTGGCACTGGGATTGTCTTTTGGGACAACAGCAGTGTTGCATTCCATTGTAATGATGTCTCCAGGCCTATAGAGGGACTCCAACCTGATTGCTTTTCCATTCCCAACTCTTGGGCTCAAACAGCCAACTGTGGACAGCGAGGCTATAAAGAACCTTTAGACTGTGAATCTTGTGTGGGATAGAGACCACAGAGTCCACAGAGACCTCATTCTTTCTGTAGACCTCATTCTTTCTGTAGTGGTGGAGTTTTTTGAAGCAACAGCTTGTTTCATTCAGCAAGTCCTTAGGCAAATATCACTA encodes the following:
- the CD46 gene encoding membrane cofactor protein isoform X2, with protein sequence MGPPRRPPARGPGLPLLLFLLVLSWLGGTWAQDGCMAPNRLQYAELKEPFSTMKSFPVGTTVSYVCRPGYIGIPGKSSSRTCGEDFQWSPTEQFCTERKCNHPGDLEHGFINVTDLTFGSKATFSCEGGFRLRGTDEISCVIKDAGVGWSRDLPLCERIPCEPPPNIANGRYTEAADYVYQTSVTYSCNDVPKGADPFSLIGTATIFCTYDAHSNGVWSKPPPQCRVVKCDNPKVENGRKKTGFGPSYSYEDSVMFECDPGYFMIGPEVITCGENNTWFPPKPTCEKSVCGAPNIAHGVVIPAKSVYEGGESVQIKCDTSCTFPDGTEEMTVTCQGQNTWSSLQNCACGPKSSGFTPHISYGRVIDGQKSSYSVGDIITIECYAGYTLHGATRIEYVGENQWNPGVPTCQLSAYITAIICVIVAIVVFLAAFWVYKKFFSQNGSYTVDESCKETCILKTNVPAEMEETAQMN
- the CD46 gene encoding membrane cofactor protein isoform X1, whose protein sequence is MGPPRRPPARGPGLPLLLFLLVLSWLGGTWAQDGCMAPNRLQYAELKEPFSTMKSFPVGTTVSYVCRPGYIGIPGKSSSRTCGEDFQWSPTEQFCTERKCNHPGDLEHGFINVTDLTFGSKATFSCEGGFRLRGTDEISCVIKDAGVGWSRDLPLCERIPCEPPPNIANGRYTEAADYVYQTSVTYSCNDVPKGADPFSLIGTATIFCTYDAHSNGVWSKPPPQCRVVKCDNPKVENGRKKTGFGPSYSYEDSVMFECDPGYFMIGPEVITCGENNTWFPPKPTCEKTTAGVCGAPNIAHGVVIPAKSVYEGGESVQIKCDTSCTFPDGTEEMTVTCQGQNTWSSLQNCACGPKSSGFTPHISYGRVIDGQKSSYSVGDIITIECYAGYTLHGATRIEYVGENQWNPGVPTCQLSAYITAIICVIVAIVVFLAAFWVYKKFFSQNGSYTVDESCKETCILKTNVPAEMEETAQMN
- the CD46 gene encoding membrane cofactor protein isoform X4 encodes the protein MGPPRRPPARGPGLPLLLFLLVLSWLGGTWAQDGCMAPNRLQYAELKEPFSTMKSFPVGTTVSYVCRPGYIGIPGKSSSRTCGEDFQWSPTEQFCTERKCNHPGDLEHGFINVTDLTFGSKATFSCEGGFRLRGTDEISCVIKDAGVGWSRDLPLCERIPCEPPPNIANGRYTEAADYVYQTSVTYSCNDVPKGADPFSLIGTATIFCTYDAHSNGVWSKPPPQCRVVKCDNPKVENGRKKTGFGPSYSYEDSVMFECDPGYFMIGPEVITCGENNTWFPPKPTCEKSVCGAPNIAHGVVIPAKSVYEGGESVQIKCDTSCTFPDGTEEMTVTCQGQNTWSSLQNCACGPKSSGFTPHISYGRVIDGQKSSYSVGDIITIECYAGYTLHGATRIEYVGENQWNPGVPTCQLSAYITAIICVIVAIVVFLAAFWVYKKFFSQNGKRDSTPCTAEYKICKA
- the CD46 gene encoding membrane cofactor protein isoform X3, whose product is MGPPRRPPARGPGLPLLLFLLVLSWLGGTWAQDGCMAPNRLQYAELKEPFSTMKSFPVGTTVSYVCRPGYIGIPGKSSSRTCGEDFQWSPTEQFCTERKCNHPGDLEHGFINVTDLTFGSKATFSCEGGFRLRGTDEISCVIKDAGVGWSRDLPLCERIPCEPPPNIANGRYTEAADYVYQTSVTYSCNDVPKGADPFSLIGTATIFCTYDAHSNGVWSKPPPQCRVVKCDNPKVENGRKKTGFGPSYSYEDSVMFECDPGYFMIGPEVITCGENNTWFPPKPTCEKTTAGVCGAPNIAHGVVIPAKSVYEGGESVQIKCDTSCTFPDGTEEMTVTCQGQNTWSSLQNCACGPKSSGFTPHISYGRVIDGQKSSYSVGDIITIECYAGYTLHGATRIEYVGENQWNPGVPTCQLSAYITAIICVIVAIVVFLAAFWVYKKFFSQNGKRDSTPCTAEYKICKA